The segment GTGGGGGAGTACGTCACACGGGAACTGGTCAAACACGGAATACCCCACACGGTGCTGGACCTGCGCCCGCCCGCAATCATGCCGGACGGGGTGGATTTCGTCCGCTGCGACCTGATGAACCTTCAGGAGACCAAAGACACCCTGCGAGGCTGTGACGCCGTGGTCCATCTGGCGGCCATACCGAACGCCTTCGTGGACCCGCCCGAACACGTCATGTCCGTCAACATGGTGACCTGCTACAACGTCCTCGAGGCGGTCCGGGAAAACGGCGTCCCCCGCATGGTCTACGCGGGCAGCGAGTCCTCCACGGGCTTCGGCATCCACAACGTCAAGCTCAGGCCGCTCTACCTCCCCATTGACGAGGCCCACCCCTGCCGGCCCCATGAAAGCTACAGCTTCACCAAGCGCTTCGGCGAGGAGATGGTCGAAAACTACGCCCGCGCCTACGGATTCGAGGCCATTACCCTGCGCTACTGCGGTGTCTGGATGAAGCGCGACGTCCACTGGCTCGTTGACCTGATCGAACCCTGCCGCCGCGGCGAACTCCCCGCGGACCCCTGGTTCGGATGCTATGTCGCCGCCCAGGATGTCGCCCAGTCCGTGCGCCTGGCCCTGCAATACCAGTTCGCGGGCGAGGAGGCGGACCGGCACGAGGCCTTCTACATCATGGCGGACACCACCTTCTACCCCGTGCCGACCCTGGACGTGATGAAACGCGTCTTCGGCGAACTGCCCGAAC is part of the Candidatus Hydrogenedentota bacterium genome and harbors:
- a CDS encoding NAD(P)-dependent oxidoreductase, translating into MKILVTGGAGGVGEYVTRELVKHGIPHTVLDLRPPAIMPDGVDFVRCDLMNLQETKDTLRGCDAVVHLAAIPNAFVDPPEHVMSVNMVTCYNVLEAVRENGVPRMVYAGSESSTGFGIHNVKLRPLYLPIDEAHPCRPHESYSFTKRFGEEMVENYARAYGFEAITLRYCGVWMKRDVHWLVDLIEPCRRGELPADPWFGCYVAAQDVAQSVRLALQYQFAGEEADRHEAFYIMADTTFYPVPTLDVMKRVFGELPELRDPGYYAANPFAPPFDIRKAKQLLGYAPTRDWREIEQWEDQS